TCTCCGGCCAACTCACCCGGCTACCCCCTCACTGGTAGACGGGCGGGGCGAACTGCAATTCGTCTGGTTCTTGTTCCGCGAGCCAAGCCATGAGCAAAGCGCGGGCCAATCGGTAAATCCTTGAATTGACGAGAGTGCAGTGAAGCCGCCGGGCCGAGTGGAGTGGACATGCGTATTCCAGGTGTCCTCGTTTGGGACACCCCCCTCGCGCTTCAGGCCGGGCGCTCGGTGCGGCCGTCGGCGTGACGCGCGAACCGGCCCTCTTCCCGCGGGTGGACAGGATCCTCGCTCGGCCACGGCCAGCCGCCGAAGCGCGTACGTTGGAAGTCGATGTAGGCCTGCTGGATCTCCGCCCGCGAGCTCATCACGAACGGCCCGTGCTGCACGATGGGCTCCTGGATGGGGCGGCCTTGCAGCATCAGCAGCTCCACCTCGTCCGGGCCGCCCTCCAGGGGTGCCTCCACCTCGGCGCGGAGCGTGAGGGCCTGGGCCGGAGGAATGGCGCGGCCACCCACGCGCAGCCCCGTGCCTCGGAAGAAGTACAGGGTGCGGTTCGTGCCGGGGCTTGCCGCGGGCAGCGTCCACCGGGCGCCGGGGCTCAGCTTGAGGGTCCAGATGGCCACGTCCGTGTCGGGACGGGACGCCCAGGACTTGGGGGGAGGGGAGAGCGGGCGCTGCTCGCCCAGCCGGCCGGCGATGACAGTCACCTCCGTGGTCCGCCCCGCGTCGTCCCGCGCCACGTGCCTGGGGATGAGGTTGTTCCACAGCATGGCGAAGTGGGGCTGGGCGAACTTGTCCTCGCGCGGCAGGTTGAGCCAGATCTGGAAGAGCTCGAGCGGGTTGGCCTTCTCGCGGCTCGTCAGCGGGAACATCTCCGAGTGGAGGATGCCCTGGCCCGCCGTGAGCCACTGCACGTCGCCGCCGCCATAGCGGGCCGCCGCCCCGAGCGAGTCCGAGTGGTCGAGCAGGCCCTGGCGGACCACCGTCACCGTCTCGAAGCCCCGGTGGGGGTGCGAGGGGAAGCCCGGCACGGACATGCCGTGGTACATGCGCCAGCCGTCCTTGCCCGCGAAGTCCTGGCCCAAGTCCCTCCCCGCCAGTGATGCGGCCGGGCCCATCCGCTCGTTGCCCGCCGGGTAGCGGTCGTCATGGTGGACGCAGAAGAGGAACGGGTTCGGCGTGCGCCACGGGAAGCCCAGCGGCTCCACGCTCAGAATGGGGTCCGGAGCCTGGGGGGCCTTCGAGATGGTGCCCGTCTCCTCACGGCTCTCGGTGACGCGCGAGCATCCCACGGCGGCGGTTGCTCCCGCCGCGACAATCACCTTCAGCGCATCTCTCCGGGTCACATCACTCACGCGGCACCTCAGTTCTCCTGTTGCCCACGCGCGAGTCTACGCAGGCCTTCCTGGGTCCTCAATCCGCGACGGGCGCGGGGCGTTCAGCTCAAGGGGGGAGAGGGGCAGCTCCAGGGTGAAGGTGGCGCCCTGGCCGGGCCCGGAGCTGCCGCACGACAGCCGGCCTTGCATCTCCTCGGCCGCCAACGCGCTGATGTGCAGCCCGAAGCCATGGCCGTCCTTCTTGGTGGTAAAGCCCTGGCTGAACATGCGTGGCAGGTTCTCCGGCACAATGCCCATGCCGTTGTCCTGCACTTCGATGCGCAGCCGGTTCCCTTCGGGCGAGCGCAGCACTCGGATGGTCAGGTGCTTCTCCGGCGCCGGGCTGCCCACCAGCGCATGCCGCGCGTTGCTCAGCAGGTTCACGAGGATCTGCAGCAGCTTGTGCCGGTCCACGAGGATGGGGGGAACCTGGGCGTATTCGCGATCGATCTGAATGCCCAGCCGCTCGAAGGAGACGGCGTGCAGGCGCAGCGCCTCGTCGATGAGCTGGGGCACGGCCAGCTCCTCCACCGTGCCGCCCGCGCGCGCGTGCTTCTGCTGCATGCTGACAATGGACTTGATGTGCTCCACGCTCTCGCCCAGCGCGCGCATCTCCCGCATGACGCCGTCCCGCTCTTCCTGGAGCTCGTCCGACAGGGCGATGAGGTAGGGAGGGAGCTTCCGTCCCTGCGGATCCTGCGAGAAGAAGGCGGGGAAGTCCGAGGCGTGCTCGCGCATCAGCTGAGCGGCCTTGGCCAGGTTGGAGAGGCGGGACTTGCGCAGCTGGTCCAGGACGACGCCCGTGGAGATGTTCACGCTGTTGAGCGTGTTGCCCACGTTGTGCAGCACCCCCGTGGCGATCTCCGCCATGCCCGCCTGCCGGGAGACGTCCACCAGCGTGCGGTGCATCTCTCCCAGGCGGGACTCGGCCTCCTTGCGCGCGGTGATGTCCCGGCTGAAGATCGTGATGCCCAGGGGCTGGCCGTCCTCGCCCAGGATGGGGTTGATGCTGATGTCCATCATCTCGTTCCCGGTCCTGACCATGGGCTGCTCCTCGAAGCGCAGCCGCCGGCCTTGGAGCACCTGGGTGATGCGGGCCGCCCACGCCTCCCGGACCTCCGGAGGCGCCTGGACGAAGAAGTCGTGCCCCGGCTGCAGCTCTCTGCCGTAGAGCTGGCGGTAGCGCTGCA
The DNA window shown above is from Hyalangium minutum and carries:
- a CDS encoding pirin family protein, translated to MSKAPQAPDPILSVEPLGFPWRTPNPFLFCVHHDDRYPAGNERMGPAASLAGRDLGQDFAGKDGWRMYHGMSVPGFPSHPHRGFETVTVVRQGLLDHSDSLGAAARYGGGDVQWLTAGQGILHSEMFPLTSREKANPLELFQIWLNLPREDKFAQPHFAMLWNNLIPRHVARDDAGRTTEVTVIAGRLGEQRPLSPPPKSWASRPDTDVAIWTLKLSPGARWTLPAASPGTNRTLYFFRGTGLRVGGRAIPPAQALTLRAEVEAPLEGGPDEVELLMLQGRPIQEPIVQHGPFVMSSRAEIQQAYIDFQRTRFGGWPWPSEDPVHPREEGRFARHADGRTERPA
- a CDS encoding ATP-binding protein, with the protein product MSTLPALPSSPPEPAAPLASPSLPPEKTPWLLGLLDALLSEPLRKASPADLVRHRILAGAACFLFLLNAVVVLWLIEMSQPVTPAVIVSLLYLSVLVLTRQGHTITAPAILLLATMTVGLVGMIYMDPNPRGGTHAVTMLLPALAVYLVGPRLGLLFTLFLCLSLGLGQPLYRVTAGHVLPGPETTKLWFSYGIAGIAFLGAWVLGVLHSTAKDAAQTTLERTLKVLRKRESQLGSVIDSTDDLIVSLDPQGNLLTANAAAMQRYRQLYGRELQPGHDFFVQAPPEVREAWAARITQVLQGRRLRFEEQPMVRTGNEMMDISINPILGEDGQPLGITIFSRDITARKEAESRLGEMHRTLVDVSRQAGMAEIATGVLHNVGNTLNSVNISTGVVLDQLRKSRLSNLAKAAQLMREHASDFPAFFSQDPQGRKLPPYLIALSDELQEERDGVMREMRALGESVEHIKSIVSMQQKHARAGGTVEELAVPQLIDEALRLHAVSFERLGIQIDREYAQVPPILVDRHKLLQILVNLLSNARHALVGSPAPEKHLTIRVLRSPEGNRLRIEVQDNGMGIVPENLPRMFSQGFTTKKDGHGFGLHISALAAEEMQGRLSCGSSGPGQGATFTLELPLSPLELNAPRPSRIEDPGRPA